One genomic window of Stieleria sp. JC731 includes the following:
- a CDS encoding GspE/PulE family protein, with amino-acid sequence MNQPPPINPTVKSSLDSDRDAVASDKSGAENIAFCDSVFVKALKAGASDIHFEPFEQAFRVRMRVDGTLSQIAAGPSADYPAISSRVKILSELDIAERRRPQEGRLRLKIEDRSIDYRVSSVPTRFGEKIVLRVVDATGLKADLTKLGMTAKESQLMNNATARPDGMILVTGPTGSGKTTTLYSALNQLNRMDRNVSTIEDPVEFEVFGITQINVRRELNMDFPQVLRLLLRQDPDVILVGEIRDTETAKTSFQAALTGHMVLSTLHTNDTASAIARLREMDVEPFLINSALNLIIAQRLVRRICQHCRTPVQISAAQLKSLRIPEEQAAKATFCRGQGCVKCNGSGSKGRIAIFEMLEMTGNIRDRVFENASADEIKRQAIKEGMRTLRISALAKAFQGVITLDEASIYAARD; translated from the coding sequence ATGAACCAGCCGCCACCGATCAATCCTACCGTCAAGTCCAGCCTGGATTCAGATCGTGATGCCGTCGCGTCGGACAAATCCGGCGCCGAAAACATTGCGTTTTGTGACTCCGTTTTTGTCAAGGCTCTTAAAGCCGGTGCGTCGGATATTCACTTCGAACCCTTCGAACAAGCATTCCGTGTTCGGATGCGCGTCGACGGGACTTTATCGCAAATTGCCGCCGGACCGTCGGCGGACTACCCCGCGATTTCTTCGCGTGTGAAGATCCTGTCAGAATTGGACATCGCCGAACGTCGACGCCCCCAGGAAGGACGGCTCAGGCTGAAGATCGAAGACCGATCGATCGACTATCGTGTCTCTTCGGTCCCAACTCGCTTTGGCGAAAAAATTGTTTTGCGTGTCGTCGACGCCACCGGCTTGAAAGCCGACCTGACAAAACTGGGCATGACCGCCAAAGAGTCCCAGTTGATGAACAACGCGACCGCTCGACCCGACGGCATGATCTTGGTCACCGGTCCGACAGGAAGCGGCAAAACAACCACCCTCTATTCGGCACTCAATCAACTCAACCGAATGGATCGCAACGTTTCGACGATCGAAGATCCTGTCGAATTCGAAGTGTTCGGGATCACACAGATCAATGTCCGCCGCGAATTGAACATGGACTTCCCACAAGTCCTGCGGCTTTTGCTTCGCCAAGACCCCGACGTCATCCTGGTGGGCGAAATTCGTGATACCGAAACGGCAAAGACATCGTTCCAAGCGGCATTGACCGGACACATGGTCCTATCAACGCTGCATACCAACGACACCGCGTCGGCAATCGCCCGGCTGCGTGAAATGGATGTCGAACCATTCCTGATCAACTCGGCACTGAATCTGATCATTGCCCAACGATTGGTGCGTCGGATCTGCCAGCACTGCCGAACGCCGGTTCAGATTTCGGCGGCACAACTGAAGTCGCTTCGTATCCCAGAAGAACAAGCTGCCAAAGCGACGTTCTGTCGTGGGCAGGGTTGCGTCAAGTGCAACGGATCGGGTTCCAAAGGTCGTATCGCGATTTTTGAAATGCTTGAAATGACGGGCAACATTCGGGACCGAGTTTTCGAAAATGCCTCGGCCGATGAAATCAAACGACAAGCCATCAAAGAAGGCATGCGCACATTGCGTATCAGTGCTTTGGCCAAAGCCTTTCAAGGCGTAATCACACTGGACGAAGCATCGATCTATGCGGCCCGCGATTAG
- a CDS encoding ATP-binding cassette domain-containing protein — MKARSGFEANFGSSVSVAESASERSVVQRPAIEYQNASEVISLDREVVIGREPVKADGVETRAIRHRELSPVHALVLIDAKDRKWICRIASDAGLFIDGRPVTAGLLLPGTVVQLGPLAWRVDHDAERLHPVRPIAGFDLAIDAEVPGRLCPTKLAIRHGQMTAIVGPSGCGKSTLLETIRDGSGLKNDVDVRGRVYFVPQKDLVHSDLRLGDALESIGQIYGREILPYEIDEALDAVGLPIEAKHRFPSQLSGGQLRRFRIAGALLSGAGVIVLDEPDSGLDHQTADEIISLLRSLSVCGASIVAVTHHRHVLAKFDRVIEMATSDQGGCVLEAESASTQSPLVPVPDDDLTERIGGFRRLRILLRRERQKLTSPKLVWLRFGPLSLPQLVVSLLMVPMLFAIAVAISVPTDPDRDVLDGLYGAIAPMTRLGFMAVVSVIWMSASGSHLSITRDRELIDYERSHGIGDAAMLFSKSLVLAIAGVLQTLVFAVLLDLIRYRYLDLSYFVDERASQLVGVALCLVLVSIAATMLGVLISVVAGRTPLLAAAMLPVIMMVQILFSVPFAVSNPDGYEPLADYDRLTVISDDGGESVTADSEDEFAWEDEVEPEPLWLTSLISYTTLSRYGDKWLRSFAVSPEPPENASTVQWRSAETLLGLTFGCFAMAFATLKLQIKRLGRPRQLRLASASAALVGWLVFGLLICGSVGIEHAAGQDSESSNQVIAIEITDGRYDQNAIVEAFGGRAESKPRLRTLDGQDRLGLVALELVGKIKFSLNDQMLKIELVKTPKWELMRHLAPPQLVGRDEAIGKNDVVVFVHGLEGGASTFAAAQKELDAQDIAWMRFEYPNDGPPDEIGAMLAQTLEQFHDDSPRSRLHLVAHSLGGLVSLSAVTHESAPHNAIDNVFTLGTPFGGSTLASFHDELELFDVLFRLATVTRGALNTVADGQGEAAQALRPGSDFLRDLLARPRPAGVDFHVAAGTKSFLTDQRREQLSKSLPQELKRLRIDPKYAERLEKLLQADELDDGAGDGAVSIDSAMLLPNPQSRVEFPLTHLGLVSDKAPLRWVLETAGLQSTK; from the coding sequence TTGAAGGCCCGCTCGGGATTCGAAGCAAACTTCGGCTCAAGCGTTTCGGTAGCCGAATCAGCATCTGAACGGTCCGTTGTTCAGCGGCCTGCGATTGAATACCAGAACGCCAGTGAAGTCATCTCGCTGGATCGCGAAGTTGTCATCGGTCGAGAGCCAGTAAAAGCCGATGGCGTTGAGACTCGTGCAATTCGGCACCGCGAACTGAGTCCGGTGCATGCGCTCGTCTTGATTGACGCGAAGGACAGGAAATGGATTTGCCGGATTGCCTCGGATGCTGGACTGTTCATCGACGGGCGACCTGTCACGGCCGGTTTGTTGTTGCCCGGGACCGTTGTGCAGTTGGGACCGTTGGCTTGGCGGGTTGATCATGATGCGGAACGTCTGCATCCGGTTCGCCCTATCGCCGGGTTTGATCTAGCGATTGATGCAGAAGTGCCCGGTCGACTTTGCCCGACCAAGCTTGCCATACGCCATGGGCAGATGACCGCAATCGTCGGCCCTAGCGGCTGTGGGAAATCAACGTTGTTGGAGACCATCCGCGATGGTAGCGGACTGAAGAACGATGTTGATGTCCGTGGCCGAGTCTATTTCGTACCGCAAAAAGATTTGGTTCATTCGGATCTGCGATTGGGCGACGCACTCGAATCGATCGGCCAGATCTACGGACGTGAGATTCTGCCCTATGAGATCGATGAAGCTTTAGACGCGGTCGGATTGCCGATCGAAGCGAAGCACCGATTTCCGAGTCAGCTTAGTGGTGGGCAATTGCGCCGCTTTCGGATCGCGGGTGCGTTGTTGAGTGGTGCCGGTGTGATTGTTCTTGATGAACCCGATAGCGGTTTAGATCACCAAACGGCCGACGAAATTATCTCACTGCTTCGGTCCTTATCTGTCTGTGGCGCGAGCATTGTTGCGGTAACACATCACCGGCATGTGTTGGCCAAATTCGATCGCGTGATTGAAATGGCGACGAGCGATCAGGGCGGTTGTGTCTTGGAGGCCGAATCGGCATCGACTCAGTCACCCTTGGTGCCGGTGCCCGATGATGACTTGACCGAACGCATCGGCGGGTTTCGCCGATTGAGAATCCTGTTGCGACGTGAGCGTCAAAAGTTAACTTCACCGAAACTCGTATGGCTTCGCTTCGGACCGCTGTCGCTTCCACAGTTGGTTGTCAGCCTGCTGATGGTTCCTATGTTATTTGCGATCGCGGTGGCGATCAGTGTCCCGACAGATCCAGATCGGGATGTCCTTGATGGTCTTTACGGTGCAATAGCACCGATGACGCGGTTGGGGTTCATGGCGGTGGTTTCGGTGATTTGGATGTCCGCAAGTGGCAGCCACTTGTCGATCACACGCGACCGCGAATTGATTGACTACGAACGCTCGCATGGCATCGGTGATGCTGCCATGCTGTTTTCGAAGTCGCTCGTGTTGGCGATAGCAGGCGTGCTGCAAACGCTCGTCTTTGCGGTTTTGCTGGACTTGATCCGCTATCGATATCTTGACCTGTCATACTTTGTCGATGAGCGTGCAAGCCAGCTTGTCGGTGTCGCCTTGTGTTTGGTTCTGGTGTCAATCGCGGCAACGATGTTAGGGGTGTTGATATCCGTTGTCGCTGGGCGGACGCCATTATTGGCAGCGGCAATGCTACCGGTCATCATGATGGTACAAATCCTTTTTAGTGTCCCATTTGCCGTTTCGAATCCCGACGGATATGAACCCCTAGCGGACTATGATCGTTTGACAGTCATCTCCGACGATGGTGGTGAAAGTGTTACAGCAGATAGCGAAGATGAATTTGCGTGGGAAGATGAAGTCGAGCCGGAACCACTATGGCTGACTTCGTTGATTTCCTACACGACATTGTCTCGTTACGGTGACAAGTGGCTGCGCAGTTTTGCGGTCAGTCCCGAGCCACCCGAAAATGCATCGACCGTACAGTGGCGTTCGGCGGAAACTTTGCTGGGGCTGACATTCGGGTGCTTTGCGATGGCGTTTGCGACGCTAAAACTTCAAATCAAACGATTGGGACGACCTCGTCAGTTGCGACTCGCTAGCGCTAGTGCAGCGCTAGTAGGGTGGCTTGTCTTTGGTTTGCTTATTTGTGGTTCCGTTGGGATTGAACATGCCGCGGGGCAGGATTCGGAATCTTCAAATCAAGTCATTGCCATTGAGATAACCGATGGACGATATGACCAGAATGCGATTGTCGAAGCATTCGGTGGTCGTGCGGAATCGAAGCCTCGATTGCGCACTCTTGATGGCCAAGACCGTTTGGGATTGGTCGCGTTAGAGTTGGTAGGCAAGATCAAGTTCTCGCTAAATGACCAGATGCTAAAAATCGAACTTGTCAAAACGCCGAAATGGGAATTGATGCGGCACCTTGCGCCGCCGCAGCTTGTCGGACGAGATGAAGCGATCGGCAAAAATGATGTCGTCGTTTTTGTTCATGGCCTTGAAGGCGGCGCGAGCACGTTCGCAGCGGCTCAGAAAGAGCTTGATGCGCAGGACATCGCGTGGATGCGATTTGAGTATCCCAACGACGGCCCGCCTGATGAAATCGGTGCGATGTTGGCGCAGACGCTTGAGCAATTCCACGACGACAGTCCACGAAGTCGTTTGCATTTGGTTGCCCATTCCCTGGGTGGATTGGTGTCCCTGTCGGCGGTCACGCACGAGTCCGCTCCGCACAACGCGATCGACAACGTGTTTACCCTGGGGACACCGTTCGGCGGTTCCACGTTGGCGTCCTTTCATGACGAGTTGGAACTGTTTGATGTGTTGTTCCGCTTGGCAACGGTCACACGTGGTGCATTGAACACCGTCGCGGATGGTCAGGGCGAAGCGGCGCAGGCGTTGCGACCGGGCAGCGATTTTTTGCGGGACTTACTGGCGAGGCCTCGACCCGCGGGCGTCGACTTTCACGTCGCCGCCGGCACCAAAAGTTTCCTGACCGACCAGCGGCGCGAGCAACTTTCGAAGTCGCTTCCCCAAGAATTGAAACGATTGAGAATCGATCCGAAATACGCTGAGCGGCTTGAGAAGCTACTGCAGGCGGACGAGTTAGATGACGGAGCTGGCGACGGAGCGGTCAGTATTGATAGTGCGATGTTGTTGCCGAATCCCCAGTCTCGGGTTGAGTTTCCGTTGACCCACCTGGGTTTGGTCAGCGACAAGGCGCCGTTGCGGTGGGTTTTGGAAACGGCGGGGTTGCAGTCGACTAAGTAG
- a CDS encoding bifunctional proline dehydrogenase/L-glutamate gamma-semialdehyde dehydrogenase, whose amino-acid sequence MMPVATPMLDLDELLSIADQHGNDADAAIAMAKALLNRSHELQSPQEQRQQAELSRMIQHPEDKATLVEMTDQAFRTHSSARVADQLTHLLDIQGIPRFFSPLEQTMLRGFQTFGGYLPGVAVPMVKDKMRQETANVILPAEESRLREHLAARQESGVLMNVNFLGEALLGEDEAEHRLHHYLHALQMPEIACISVKLSTVYSQVSTIARDQTVRIVADRMELLYRAAVRERFTSNGQSSSKFVYLDMEEYRDLHLTADVFRKALSRPGLEQARAGIALQAYVPDSYGVLADLIAWSAERVKAGGRPITIRLVKGANMEMERVEASLIGLPQTPFDQKLHTDANFKRMLRLLIEAAGSGHVRIGVASHNLFDISLALLWGARTKRIDDDNAFRPGESLTGTALDYMQFEMLEGMANHQRRALFESTPRMLLYAPACKREDFLNAIGYLIRRLDENTGPENFLRYSFHLTPDSSTWMALADGFKSALDLIDDIDTSPRRQQDRFAPAKQPAAADHWSNYVNEPDTDWSLPHHSQWAKAIVNRWSNQSDEDIEVPLKIGYETREPDGQRRQRESFDPSRPEVVSCRFTMATDQDVDDAITIADQDPDNWRSTTWEHRNDLLRAAAQLMRERRGDLIGSMMLDGGKIITEADPEVSEAIDFTEFYPLTAKEYLTRDNLTCRPRGTVAVISPWNFPLAIPCGGIAAALAAGNTVILKPASDTVLPAYMIAKCFWDAGVSPNVLQFIPCSGAGAGSRLVSDKRIDAVVLTGGTETAKEMLRLRSDLHLIAETGGKNATIVSAMCDRDLAIKHVLHSAFSHGGQKCSATSLLLLDQELYEDKSFREALADAAKSLTVGSAWKLDSKLGPLIRPPSGELEQGIKELESGEEWLVRPRLVDENPQLYTPGIKWNVRPGSFTHSTELFGPVLGVMKYSKLEQAIEWVASTGYGLTSGLESLDDREQQLWRESIPAGNLYINRPTTGAIVLRQPFGGIGKSAYGPGAKAGGPHYVLPLMHVENSDTAIAESKSTRKEPLPQIESVLEAIETVIDEDGLSVDTARIERFARVASDYAVTTLNQTHDHVILVGQDNLRRYRPPHQLRVRLTGEETTTEIALSMLAAAASNCHATYSMNGNDPNRGLIEHTALSLARFGKSDWRIEWIEESDTALASRISDGRVDRLRLLCADKPLSEELFDACRTAFVTVLAEAVVDDPEVETFRYVLEQSISYDFHRYGNLGRRPLLEAKENK is encoded by the coding sequence ATGATGCCTGTTGCGACCCCAATGCTGGACCTTGATGAGCTTCTTTCGATTGCCGATCAACACGGCAACGATGCCGACGCGGCGATCGCGATGGCAAAAGCTCTGCTGAACCGATCGCACGAGCTGCAGTCACCGCAAGAACAGCGGCAACAGGCCGAACTGTCGCGGATGATTCAGCATCCCGAGGACAAGGCAACCTTGGTCGAAATGACGGACCAAGCGTTCCGGACACACAGCTCCGCTCGTGTTGCCGACCAGCTAACACACCTGTTGGACATTCAGGGCATCCCGCGTTTTTTCAGTCCGCTGGAACAAACGATGTTGCGGGGATTCCAAACCTTTGGCGGCTACCTTCCCGGTGTTGCCGTCCCCATGGTCAAAGACAAAATGCGGCAGGAAACCGCGAACGTCATTCTGCCCGCCGAAGAAAGCCGACTTCGCGAACACCTCGCCGCACGACAAGAGTCCGGCGTGTTGATGAACGTCAACTTCCTGGGCGAAGCATTGCTGGGCGAAGACGAAGCCGAGCACCGGTTACATCATTACTTGCACGCTTTGCAAATGCCGGAAATCGCGTGTATCAGCGTCAAGCTTTCAACTGTCTACAGTCAAGTATCGACGATCGCTCGTGACCAAACCGTTCGAATCGTTGCCGACCGGATGGAATTGCTATACCGAGCCGCCGTGCGTGAACGGTTTACGTCCAATGGGCAAAGTTCGTCCAAATTCGTTTACTTGGACATGGAAGAGTATCGCGATCTTCATTTGACCGCAGATGTCTTTCGCAAAGCCCTCTCACGCCCGGGACTGGAACAAGCCCGTGCGGGCATCGCACTACAGGCTTACGTTCCTGATTCCTACGGTGTACTTGCGGACCTAATCGCTTGGTCAGCCGAGCGGGTCAAAGCTGGCGGACGACCGATCACGATTCGATTGGTCAAAGGCGCGAACATGGAAATGGAACGCGTCGAAGCATCCCTTATCGGTCTGCCTCAAACGCCCTTTGATCAAAAGCTACATACCGACGCGAACTTCAAACGGATGCTTCGCCTGTTGATCGAGGCAGCTGGCTCCGGTCACGTTCGTATCGGTGTTGCCAGTCACAACCTGTTTGACATCTCGCTGGCACTATTGTGGGGTGCACGCACGAAACGGATCGACGATGACAATGCATTCCGGCCAGGAGAATCGCTGACCGGAACGGCGCTTGATTACATGCAATTTGAAATGCTCGAAGGCATGGCAAACCATCAGCGTCGAGCGTTGTTTGAATCCACCCCAAGGATGCTGCTGTACGCACCGGCCTGTAAACGCGAAGACTTTCTAAACGCGATCGGTTACCTGATTCGTCGACTCGATGAAAACACCGGTCCGGAAAACTTCCTACGTTACTCGTTCCATCTGACACCGGATTCGAGCACCTGGATGGCTTTGGCCGATGGCTTTAAATCGGCGTTGGACTTGATCGACGATATCGACACCAGCCCACGACGTCAGCAAGACCGATTCGCACCTGCCAAACAGCCTGCCGCGGCCGATCACTGGTCGAACTATGTCAACGAACCTGATACCGATTGGTCACTGCCACATCACAGTCAATGGGCGAAAGCAATCGTCAATCGCTGGAGCAACCAAAGCGATGAAGACATCGAGGTGCCACTAAAGATCGGCTACGAAACCCGCGAACCGGATGGCCAACGCCGCCAACGTGAATCGTTTGATCCCTCGCGTCCCGAAGTCGTTTCCTGTCGCTTTACGATGGCAACCGACCAAGACGTCGACGACGCAATCACCATCGCCGATCAAGATCCTGATAACTGGCGATCGACCACATGGGAACATCGCAATGACTTGCTGCGTGCCGCAGCGCAGCTGATGCGAGAACGTCGCGGTGATTTGATCGGTTCAATGATGCTCGATGGCGGAAAGATCATCACCGAAGCCGACCCCGAAGTCAGCGAAGCGATCGACTTTACCGAGTTCTATCCGCTAACAGCAAAAGAATATCTGACCCGAGACAACCTGACATGCCGGCCGCGTGGAACCGTCGCAGTCATTAGCCCTTGGAACTTCCCACTGGCAATCCCGTGTGGTGGGATCGCGGCGGCCTTGGCGGCTGGCAATACCGTCATTTTGAAACCGGCCAGTGATACGGTTCTGCCGGCTTACATGATCGCCAAGTGCTTCTGGGACGCAGGCGTGTCGCCGAATGTGTTGCAGTTTATCCCTTGTAGCGGTGCCGGCGCGGGCAGCCGATTGGTGTCCGACAAGCGGATCGATGCGGTTGTCCTGACCGGCGGAACGGAAACCGCCAAAGAGATGCTACGTCTGCGAAGCGACCTGCACCTGATCGCAGAAACCGGTGGCAAAAACGCAACCATTGTCAGTGCGATGTGCGATCGTGACTTGGCAATCAAACACGTGCTACACAGCGCGTTCAGCCACGGCGGCCAAAAGTGCAGTGCGACCTCGCTGCTGCTTCTTGATCAGGAACTTTACGAGGACAAATCCTTCCGCGAAGCTCTCGCCGACGCCGCAAAAAGCTTGACCGTGGGGTCAGCCTGGAAACTGGATTCCAAACTTGGCCCTCTGATTCGCCCACCTTCGGGTGAACTTGAACAGGGCATCAAGGAACTCGAAAGCGGTGAAGAATGGCTCGTCCGGCCTCGGCTCGTTGACGAAAATCCGCAGCTCTATACCCCGGGCATCAAATGGAACGTTCGCCCCGGCAGCTTCACCCATAGCACCGAGTTATTCGGCCCGGTGCTCGGTGTGATGAAGTATTCCAAATTGGAACAGGCAATCGAGTGGGTCGCGTCAACCGGCTATGGACTGACAAGCGGCCTAGAGAGCTTGGATGATCGGGAACAGCAGCTTTGGCGAGAATCGATTCCGGCAGGCAACCTTTACATCAACCGGCCGACAACTGGTGCGATCGTGCTACGACAACCGTTCGGCGGCATTGGAAAAAGTGCCTATGGCCCAGGGGCCAAGGCTGGCGGACCGCATTACGTCCTTCCGCTGATGCATGTCGAAAACAGCGACACCGCGATTGCGGAATCGAAATCAACCCGTAAAGAACCGCTACCGCAAATCGAAAGCGTTCTTGAAGCGATCGAAACCGTCATCGACGAAGACGGTTTGTCAGTCGATACAGCTCGCATCGAACGCTTTGCACGGGTTGCCAGCGACTACGCGGTCACAACACTAAACCAAACGCATGACCATGTGATTTTGGTTGGGCAAGACAACTTGCGACGTTACCGACCACCGCATCAATTGCGCGTTCGCCTGACGGGAGAAGAGACGACAACTGAGATCGCCCTTTCGATGTTGGCTGCCGCCGCATCGAATTGCCACGCGACGTATTCGATGAATGGCAATGATCCTAACCGAGGCTTGATCGAGCACACCGCACTATCACTGGCTCGCTTCGGAAAATCAGATTGGCGAATCGAGTGGATCGAAGAATCTGATACGGCGCTCGCCTCCAGGATCTCCGACGGACGGGTTGATCGCTTAAGACTGCTGTGTGCTGATAAGCCACTTAGCGAAGAGCTGTTCGATGCTTGCCGCACAGCCTTTGTGACGGTTCTGGCTGAAGCTGTGGTTGATGATCCCGAAGTCGAAACGTTCCGCTATGTCCTCGAACAGTCGATCTCGTATGACTTCCACCGCTACGGCAACCTCGGTCGCCGCCCCTTGCTGGAAGCGAAAGAGAACAAGTAA
- a CDS encoding bile acid:sodium symporter family protein, giving the protein MLRTIRSQWFLIALAIVYLVGHFGAEQFVDLASKSGLRSVILLCVMWAMGITLRPDAIGRSVRHPSASLLAIGMNMIGVPLLCLPAMWSLPTEYAGGLFVAGLVPCTLASASVWTRKAGGDDSIAMVTTVVTNLACIAIVPMGVQIVLAMQTRVAPLAQMEKLLWFVVLPLVVAQLMRRMGLAAWADRNKKRLSLFAQMGILAMVFFGAIVSQSYGDRGSAGDAIVIVSVIIAAVSVHLAALTIAYLWARVIKLPREEQIAVSFAGSQKTLMVGLQIAIDCGVSVLPMMIYHIGQLICDTIVASRFRKCEPHPPQDESL; this is encoded by the coding sequence ATGTTACGCACGATTCGGTCGCAATGGTTTTTGATAGCACTTGCGATCGTGTACCTGGTGGGGCATTTCGGAGCCGAACAATTCGTCGACCTTGCTAGCAAAAGTGGGTTGCGTTCGGTGATTCTCTTATGCGTCATGTGGGCGATGGGAATTACCCTTCGTCCAGACGCGATCGGACGCAGCGTTCGGCATCCTTCGGCAAGCCTTCTTGCGATCGGGATGAACATGATCGGCGTGCCGCTACTGTGCCTGCCGGCGATGTGGTCACTGCCAACGGAGTATGCCGGTGGTCTTTTCGTCGCCGGCTTGGTGCCGTGCACGCTAGCATCCGCATCGGTCTGGACACGCAAAGCTGGCGGTGATGATTCGATCGCGATGGTAACGACGGTGGTGACCAACCTGGCCTGTATCGCGATCGTTCCGATGGGAGTTCAGATCGTGCTGGCGATGCAAACTCGAGTTGCACCGTTGGCTCAGATGGAAAAGTTGCTTTGGTTCGTGGTTTTGCCGTTGGTCGTCGCCCAACTGATGCGGCGGATGGGGCTCGCCGCGTGGGCGGATCGCAACAAAAAGCGACTTTCGTTATTCGCCCAAATGGGAATTCTGGCGATGGTGTTTTTCGGGGCCATTGTCAGCCAAAGCTATGGAGACCGTGGTTCGGCCGGCGACGCGATCGTGATCGTCAGCGTGATCATTGCCGCTGTCTCGGTGCACCTAGCCGCGTTGACGATTGCGTACCTCTGGGCGCGAGTGATCAAGCTTCCGCGTGAGGAGCAGATCGCTGTCAGTTTCGCCGGAAGCCAAAAGACGTTGATGGTGGGATTGCAGATCGCAATCGATTGCGGCGTCAGCGTCTTACCGATGATGATTTATCACATCGGTCAATTGATTTGCGACACAATCGTCGCCAGCCGGTTTCGCAAGTGTGAACCTCATCCGCCGCAGGATGAAAGTCTCTGA
- a CDS encoding HAD family hydrolase, with the protein MNANDFEKYDGLIFDCDGTLADSMPLHYVAWRETLLRYGIEFSNDRFYAMGGMPSASIVQILAEEQNVVVDAPSVADEKEAAFTELIVQVQPKVAVCEVAKAFHKKKPMAVASGSGRDIVNRQLNALAIADLFSTIVASEDTDRHKPEPDVFLEAAARLGVNPERCVVFEDSPLGFQAAEAAGMDWIDVR; encoded by the coding sequence ATGAATGCGAACGATTTTGAAAAGTATGACGGGCTGATTTTTGATTGTGACGGCACATTGGCAGATTCGATGCCGTTGCATTACGTCGCCTGGCGAGAAACTCTCCTTCGTTACGGGATAGAGTTCAGCAACGACCGATTTTACGCGATGGGAGGTATGCCCAGTGCGTCCATCGTGCAGATCTTGGCTGAGGAGCAAAATGTGGTCGTTGACGCGCCAAGCGTTGCCGATGAGAAAGAGGCAGCGTTTACGGAACTGATCGTCCAGGTGCAGCCCAAAGTTGCTGTTTGCGAGGTTGCCAAGGCATTTCACAAGAAAAAGCCGATGGCTGTTGCCAGTGGTAGCGGTCGTGACATCGTCAACCGGCAGCTGAATGCATTGGCGATCGCCGATCTGTTTTCAACGATTGTTGCCAGCGAAGACACCGATCGTCATAAACCTGAACCGGATGTCTTTTTGGAAGCCGCGGCAAGGTTGGGCGTCAATCCTGAACGCTGCGTCGTTTTCGAAGATTCGCCGCTCGGTTTTCAAGCCGCCGAAGCTGCCGGGATGGACTGGATCGATGTTCGGTAA